One genomic region from Thermoleptolyngbya sichuanensis A183 encodes:
- a CDS encoding CHASE2 domain-containing protein → MNTPPFSSFAKTWQTLQPNLLAGLKAATVTGLAITGLVLGLRQVGGLEPLELRIYDRMVRLRFRDGLLGDSPDSPDPRLLVVEITEADIQTLQRATPSDETLARAIAQLQQYQPRVIGLDLHRDVPQEPGHAQLQAQLQADNLIAIAKLGESAGDSRSDPSRNRIPPPPGFPPERVGFNDFVIDRDGVIRRSLLYAHTDTETHTSLSLRLALAYLKPDDIRPRPSAANPEDLQLGASAFVPLQAHSGAYQRLDSSGYQTLLNYRARQNPARRISLSQVLSQDISPEWVQDKIVLIGMTAPSGKDLFYTPFSAGEQVSHQMPGVVVHAQMVSQFLDAATGARSPFWFWQEWQEWLWIWGWATVSGAVAWAVRHPIALGLSSVGLLGLIGGAGFGLFLQQGWVPTVAPAIASMMSLGTVVAYRAQQSHRQQQMVMTLLGQNTSPEIADALWNARDRLLASGKLPGQRLVATMLFTDIKGFSTISEQMPPEALLEWLNEYLEAMTHEIQQHHGIINKFTGDGLLAIFGVPMPRLEEREVDEDAYQAIACALSMGKRLEQLNQIWQQRSLPPIQMRVGIFTGPVVVGSLGGKERMEYGVIGDSVNTASRLESCLKDRQVDLCRVLIAEETLMHVKGKFQVESWGPLALSGKQQLVEVYRVIGYAT, encoded by the coding sequence GTGAACACTCCACCCTTCTCCAGCTTTGCAAAAACCTGGCAAACGCTTCAGCCAAACCTGCTGGCGGGGCTAAAAGCAGCAACCGTGACTGGGCTTGCTATCACTGGGCTGGTGCTGGGGCTGCGGCAAGTGGGCGGGCTGGAGCCGCTGGAACTGCGGATTTATGACCGGATGGTGCGGCTGCGCTTCCGGGACGGATTGCTTGGCGATTCGCCCGATTCGCCCGACCCACGCCTGCTGGTGGTGGAAATCACCGAAGCGGATATTCAAACACTCCAGCGGGCTACACCGTCGGATGAAACCCTGGCCAGGGCGATCGCCCAGCTTCAGCAATACCAGCCCCGCGTCATCGGGCTAGACCTGCACCGCGACGTGCCCCAAGAGCCGGGTCATGCTCAACTCCAGGCCCAGCTTCAAGCCGATAATCTAATTGCCATCGCCAAGCTGGGCGAATCAGCGGGCGATTCGCGAAGCGATCCGTCCCGGAATCGCATTCCGCCACCGCCAGGATTCCCTCCAGAGCGAGTGGGCTTCAACGATTTTGTGATTGACCGGGACGGCGTAATTCGCCGCAGCCTGCTATATGCCCACACCGACACCGAAACCCATACGTCCCTGTCGCTGCGGCTGGCGCTGGCGTATCTCAAGCCAGACGACATCCGCCCGCGCCCCAGCGCCGCCAATCCCGAAGATTTGCAGCTTGGCGCATCCGCCTTTGTGCCGCTACAAGCCCACTCCGGGGCCTATCAGCGCCTCGACAGCAGCGGCTACCAAACCCTGCTGAACTATCGCGCCCGCCAAAATCCGGCTCGCCGCATCAGCTTGAGTCAGGTCTTGTCGCAGGACATTTCGCCAGAGTGGGTGCAGGACAAAATTGTGCTGATTGGGATGACGGCTCCCAGCGGCAAGGATCTGTTCTACACGCCCTTTAGCGCGGGCGAGCAGGTGTCGCACCAGATGCCCGGTGTGGTGGTTCATGCCCAGATGGTGAGCCAGTTTCTCGATGCTGCCACGGGAGCGCGATCGCCCTTCTGGTTTTGGCAAGAGTGGCAGGAGTGGCTGTGGATTTGGGGCTGGGCAACGGTCAGCGGGGCAGTGGCCTGGGCGGTGCGCCATCCGATTGCGCTGGGGCTAAGCAGCGTAGGACTGCTGGGATTGATTGGGGGCGCGGGCTTTGGGCTGTTTTTGCAGCAGGGCTGGGTTCCAACGGTGGCTCCGGCGATCGCCTCGATGATGTCACTGGGGACGGTCGTCGCCTACCGAGCGCAACAGTCGCACCGCCAGCAGCAGATGGTGATGACGCTCTTGGGGCAAAACACCTCGCCTGAAATTGCCGACGCGCTGTGGAATGCCCGCGATCGCCTGCTGGCCTCAGGAAAATTGCCAGGTCAGCGGCTCGTCGCCACGATGCTGTTTACCGATATCAAGGGCTTCAGCACTATTTCTGAACAAATGCCGCCGGAAGCACTGCTGGAATGGCTCAACGAATACCTGGAAGCCATGACCCACGAAATTCAGCAGCACCACGGCATTATCAACAAGTTCACGGGCGACGGGCTGCTGGCGATTTTTGGCGTGCCTATGCCCCGCCTGGAGGAGCGCGAGGTGGATGAAGATGCCTATCAGGCGATCGCCTGCGCGTTGTCGATGGGCAAACGGCTGGAGCAACTGAACCAGATCTGGCAACAGCGCAGCCTTCCGCCGATTCAAATGCGGGTGGGCATTTTCACCGGGCCCGTGGTGGTGGGCAGCCTCGGCGGCAAGGAGCGGATGGAATACGGCGTGATTGGCGACAGCGTGAACACGGCATCGCGGCTGGAAAGCTGCCTCAAGGATCGCCAGGTGGATCTCTGCCGCGTGCTAATTGCCGAGGAAACCTTGATGCACGTTAAAGGAAAGTTTCAGGTGGAATCCTGGGGGCCACTGGCGCTCAGCGGCAAGCAGCAGCTTGTGGAGGTCTATCGGGTGATTGGCTATGCAACGTGA
- a CDS encoding methyltransferase domain-containing protein: MGSLLAIALILLLAMLLIGTILYLLTARRYQSGESVARSYDEWTQDGILEFYWGEHIHLGHYGSPPRRKDFLKAKADFVHEMVRWGGLDRLPRGSTLLDVGCGIGGSSLILAQDYGFNVTGITISPQQVKRAQDLTPPGVSAKFLVDDAMALSFPDASFDVVWSVEAGPHMPDKAIFAKELMRVLKPGGVLVVADWNQRDDRQIPLNLWERTVMRQLLDQWSHPEFASIEGFSELLEATGLTEGPVTTADWSKETLPSWPDSIWQGIARPAGLVKFGVPGLIKSLREVPTILLMWLAFSVGLCRFGMFRAVRKERL; this comes from the coding sequence ATGGGTTCTCTCTTGGCGATCGCCCTCATCCTGCTGCTGGCAATGTTGCTCATCGGCACGATCCTTTACCTGCTCACCGCCCGCCGCTATCAGTCCGGCGAGTCTGTCGCCCGTTCTTACGACGAATGGACACAGGACGGCATCCTGGAATTTTATTGGGGCGAACATATTCATCTGGGGCACTACGGCTCCCCGCCCCGCCGCAAAGATTTTCTCAAAGCCAAAGCCGACTTTGTGCATGAAATGGTGCGCTGGGGCGGACTCGATCGCTTGCCGCGCGGTTCTACCCTGCTAGACGTGGGCTGTGGCATCGGCGGCAGCAGCCTCATCCTGGCGCAAGACTACGGCTTCAACGTTACGGGCATCACCATCAGCCCCCAGCAGGTAAAGCGGGCGCAGGATCTTACGCCGCCCGGAGTCAGCGCCAAGTTTCTGGTAGACGACGCGATGGCGCTGTCTTTTCCCGATGCCAGCTTCGACGTGGTGTGGTCGGTGGAAGCCGGGCCGCACATGCCCGACAAAGCAATCTTTGCCAAGGAACTGATGCGCGTGCTGAAACCCGGCGGCGTGCTGGTGGTGGCCGACTGGAACCAGCGGGATGATCGCCAAATTCCTCTGAATCTCTGGGAACGCACCGTCATGCGGCAATTGCTGGATCAATGGTCGCATCCGGAGTTCGCCAGCATCGAAGGGTTTTCGGAACTGCTAGAAGCCACAGGACTTACCGAGGGCCCCGTCACCACTGCGGACTGGTCAAAGGAAACGCTGCCCTCCTGGCCCGACTCGATTTGGCAGGGCATCGCGCGACCAGCGGGCCTGGTGAAATTTGGCGTTCCCGGTTTGATTAAGTCGCTGCGAGAAGTGCCGACCATTCTACTCATGTGGCTGGCCTTTAGCGTGGGGCTGTGCCGCTTCGGAATGTTTCGCGCCGTCCGTAAAGAAAGGCTTTAG
- a CDS encoding PepSY domain-containing protein: protein MKGLSLIRFSGSGIVSLLLISAGMLTSQAARADIDRDATPQERARVVEVLQSQGCPVVGDVDYIQGVGFEAEDVRCNDGKEYDVFLDENFNVISKREDRD, encoded by the coding sequence ATGAAAGGCTTATCTTTAATCCGGTTTTCTGGCAGCGGCATTGTCTCTTTGCTATTGATATCGGCAGGAATGCTGACCTCCCAGGCGGCCCGGGCTGATATCGATCGAGATGCAACTCCCCAAGAGCGGGCGAGAGTCGTCGAAGTGCTTCAGTCTCAGGGATGCCCGGTGGTTGGCGATGTGGATTATATCCAGGGCGTTGGCTTTGAAGCCGAAGACGTGCGCTGCAACGACGGCAAAGAATACGACGTTTTTTTAGACGAGAATTTCAACGTCATTTCTAAGCGAGAAGATCGAGACTAA
- a CDS encoding globin family protein — MLSQMKRLSLETEGQYATDADLQFLRDYAKSYGLRVETYRRIQNAEALLVSQVQQYMMSKDPTLFQNGDNDLTTKWKRDTVRVLRYSAVAMLLNDPETLQERFLLWFQTIMRAFGAQQSCNATYEAMQHVVQQHLTPVQASLFCPILEINRHLLGGSNA; from the coding sequence ATGCTTAGCCAGATGAAACGCCTCAGCCTGGAGACCGAAGGCCAGTATGCGACCGATGCAGACCTGCAATTCTTGCGAGATTACGCAAAATCCTACGGGCTGCGAGTCGAAACCTATCGGCGCATCCAGAACGCCGAGGCGCTGCTAGTGAGCCAGGTTCAGCAATACATGATGAGCAAAGACCCAACTCTGTTTCAGAACGGCGACAATGACCTGACGACAAAGTGGAAGCGGGATACCGTGCGGGTGCTGCGCTATTCTGCGGTGGCGATGCTGCTGAACGATCCCGAAACACTGCAAGAGCGCTTTTTGCTGTGGTTTCAAACCATCATGCGGGCCTTTGGAGCACAGCAAAGCTGCAACGCAACCTATGAAGCCATGCAGCATGTGGTGCAGCAACATCTGACCCCTGTACAGGCCAGCCTGTTTTGCCCCATTTTGGAAATTAATCGGCATCTGCTGGGGGGCAGCAACGCCTAG
- a CDS encoding tetratricopeptide repeat protein — protein sequence MPVRRFELRSPEGGADGFGMYLGGAGQSGAASGLAPEALTRPRSKSWRWLIVGLTSCAALGGVAASALLWMLMLPPAPDCKTGSPLAPDMERLFCAQQAARSGELTELLSGLALIETWTPEHPLYKEAQRSVEEWSKGLLIIARQKMNASDLQGAVEIAQRIPKSSSVRADAEAAIATWQGIWRQGEALVAAAQTAMKEQAWGNASEVIRDLGEMSHPYWGNQRARALSEQLLVERKARQQFAEAQKIAQAGKLPDLAKAIAQAGRIDKGSYAWSDAQPVLNQWSDRLLGAAFQLWQEQKFDQAIALTKQVEVNPGRAEMAKDLIQLSEARKLAVSTWTNWVATPQHVISLMEAIAAAKQIKPTSAYYAQAQSSLASWQIQLDGLRQLQLAQMTAGVGTVETLKTAIAQASKVQPGNPRRLQAQTMIAHWHREIERLEDRPLLARARRLATEGTVASLQSAIAQAGQISEGRALRGEAQSLVRDWTRQIQVIEDQPYLNLSRTLARRGRLREAIAAAALVRPNRALYPQARAAIRDWQAELNRFNASPMLPERPTPSPSPALEPPFGSSRSGAIAPGADASSDETKEPKYRLPQAPTRSTPGQPAPSGTLPRPSVPAPIAPESSATPQPESTPKDISGLAEPEAPQVMPPAPPAPPVNVAPPRVVEPPPRVVEPPPRFERPQAAPVREAPPEAAPVRRERPAAMESVPVSPPSEPGPQAMEPESANFTESHS from the coding sequence ATGCCAGTAAGACGTTTTGAGTTGCGATCGCCCGAAGGGGGCGCGGATGGGTTTGGCATGTATTTGGGCGGAGCGGGACAGTCGGGCGCAGCCAGCGGCCTCGCGCCAGAAGCGCTAACCCGCCCCCGGTCAAAATCCTGGCGATGGCTGATTGTGGGGTTGACTAGTTGCGCGGCCTTGGGCGGCGTGGCGGCATCGGCGCTGCTGTGGATGCTGATGCTGCCGCCCGCGCCCGATTGCAAAACGGGATCTCCGCTGGCTCCCGATATGGAGCGGCTATTTTGCGCTCAGCAGGCGGCTCGGTCGGGCGAACTGACCGAACTGCTGTCTGGCCTGGCGCTGATTGAAACCTGGACTCCGGAGCATCCGCTTTATAAGGAAGCCCAGCGGTCGGTTGAAGAGTGGTCGAAGGGGCTGCTAATCATCGCCCGCCAGAAGATGAACGCCAGCGACCTGCAAGGCGCGGTGGAAATTGCCCAGCGCATTCCCAAATCTAGCTCGGTGCGGGCCGATGCAGAGGCGGCGATCGCCACTTGGCAGGGCATCTGGCGGCAGGGCGAGGCGCTGGTGGCGGCTGCTCAAACTGCGATGAAGGAACAGGCCTGGGGCAATGCCTCGGAGGTGATCCGCGACCTAGGCGAGATGAGCCATCCCTACTGGGGCAACCAGCGGGCCCGGGCGCTGTCGGAGCAACTGCTTGTGGAACGTAAGGCACGCCAGCAGTTTGCCGAGGCTCAGAAGATCGCCCAGGCGGGTAAGCTGCCCGATTTGGCAAAGGCGATCGCCCAGGCAGGACGAATCGACAAGGGCAGCTATGCCTGGAGCGATGCCCAGCCCGTGCTGAACCAGTGGAGCGATCGGCTGCTGGGCGCAGCATTCCAGCTTTGGCAGGAGCAAAAGTTTGACCAGGCGATCGCCCTCACCAAGCAGGTCGAGGTCAATCCCGGTCGGGCTGAAATGGCGAAGGATTTAATCCAGCTTAGCGAAGCGCGGAAGCTAGCCGTTTCCACCTGGACAAACTGGGTCGCCACGCCGCAGCACGTGATCAGCCTGATGGAGGCGATCGCTGCCGCAAAGCAGATCAAGCCCACCAGCGCCTACTATGCCCAGGCGCAAAGCAGTCTAGCAAGCTGGCAGATTCAGCTAGATGGGCTGCGGCAGTTGCAACTGGCCCAGATGACGGCGGGCGTGGGAACCGTGGAGACGCTGAAGACGGCGATCGCCCAGGCCAGCAAGGTCCAGCCCGGAAATCCCCGCCGCCTGCAAGCCCAGACCATGATCGCTCACTGGCATCGCGAAATCGAGCGGCTCGAAGACCGGCCGCTGCTAGCACGGGCGCGACGGCTGGCTACCGAGGGGACAGTGGCCTCGCTGCAATCGGCGATCGCCCAGGCCGGGCAAATTTCCGAAGGTCGGGCGCTGCGGGGCGAAGCGCAGTCCTTGGTGCGCGACTGGACGCGCCAGATCCAGGTGATCGAAGACCAGCCCTACCTAAACCTGTCTCGGACGCTGGCACGGCGGGGCCGGCTGCGAGAGGCGATCGCCGCTGCGGCGCTGGTGCGTCCCAACCGGGCGCTCTACCCCCAGGCGCGGGCTGCGATTCGCGATTGGCAGGCAGAGCTAAATCGGTTCAACGCCTCGCCGATGCTGCCTGAGCGACCCACCCCTAGTCCTAGCCCAGCCTTGGAACCCCCCTTCGGAAGCAGCCGATCGGGCGCGATCGCCCCTGGAGCAGACGCTTCGTCTGACGAGACAAAAGAGCCGAAATATCGCTTGCCGCAGGCCCCCACCCGCAGCACTCCGGGTCAGCCTGCGCCATCGGGCACCCTCCCCCGCCCATCTGTGCCAGCGCCCATCGCGCCTGAATCTAGCGCTACGCCCCAGCCTGAATCCACGCCCAAGGATATTTCTGGACTGGCGGAACCCGAAGCGCCTCAGGTTATGCCGCCTGCGCCGCCTGCGCCGCCTGTGAACGTTGCGCCGCCGCGTGTGGTAGAGCCGCCGCCGCGTGTGGTAGAGCCGCCACCGCGATTTGAGCGTCCCCAGGCAGCGCCCGTGCGGGAGGCTCCGCCCGAAGCTGCTCCGGTTCGTCGGGAACGCCCCGCCGCGATGGAATCCGTCCCCGTGTCGCCGCCTAGCGAACCCGGGCCCCAGGCAATGGAGCCAGAATCCGCCAATTTCACCGAGTCGCACTCCTAG